Genomic DNA from Corynebacterium kroppenstedtii:
TTCCCCGTCAAGAAACCGGGTAACTTGCTGGTAGAACGCGGTCATGCGAATAGGCTGAGGCTGTCGCGACGACGCTGGATGCAGGCCAGGGCAATGTGTACAGCCTCGTGTGCGCTTGTGGCGACTTCAGCTTCTCCCCTGTCCACCATTTCCTTTGCCCAGGATATGGTCTTGGCGATACCGGCGGGGAAGATGACGGGGTGACCGTGGCCTACTGCGGCCTTGGCCTGGTGTCTGGTTCCGGATTTTTCGGTGGCTGCCATCACTAGTGTTGCCACGCTAAATCCTGACATGACGGCGTTGCGCATGGGGAATCGGAATGGGGCTCCGGGGGTGTCGGGTTCGAATTGGGTGATAATTTGGCCCCCATGAGTTTCGATAGTTTTCCGCAGTTCTTGGTGGGCTTTAGGGTAGGTGTGTGCGAGTCCGGTGCCCATAACAGCCACTGTGCGGCCACCAACTTCGAGTGCACCACTGTGGGCGGCGGCGTCGATTCCTTGTGCTAGGCCGGATACGACTGTGATGCCGTGTTCGGATAGCTGGCGTGCGACGTCGTAGGCTGCGCGTGCCTGAGCGTCGGTAGGGTGTCTTGAACCGACGATGCTAATGCCGATGTCGTTTGGTTTGTTGTCTCCCGTCCAGTAGATCAGGGCTGGGGATTCGTGGACTTCTCGCAGTAGGTGGGGGTAGTCCGGTTCGAGGATGCTGGCTATGTTGAAGCCGCGTCTGTCCCAGTCAGCTATATCTGCTCGGCATTGTTCAAAGCTATTCGTTTCGCTGGGGAATGGGAGATAATCCCCGTGGTCGGCTATTACCTGTGTGGCGTCCCCTGTGGTGATGAGTTCGGCGACTCGTTCTGGCTGGGTCAAGTTGAGTTTTGTTCTGGTGAGTTCGAGGACGTGTGCAAGGTGGTCGAGCCGCGACCTCTCCATCCGTCTTCACCACCTAACGAGTTAGAACGCTCATATTTACTGTCTGGATTAAGTATAACGATCTGTAGGGACACTCCCTAGCGTTTCTCTGCGCATGTCCATCCTCGTGGGGTTTCGTGTGCTTGTCCGGCTAGTTCGAGGTCGCGGAGGGCTTCGACGACCTGGTTTTCGTTGTGTCCGGGGCAGCATGCGGTGATCGCCCGAATGCTGAGTGGGTGGGTGAGAGTGTGGAGGCCAGCATCTCGTGGGGTTCAGCGTGGTTATAGGTCGTTGTCTGGTCGGTCGCCGCGAATCAAAGCGACCAGATCATTCACGGTCATGAGGACGTATTGGGCGCCGGGGTTGGTGGTGCCCTTGCGCTTGGCAACAACCACTCCGGCAACTGCTGAATCGTTGCCCATTTCGATGTGCGCCTCTTCGACCCACGGGCCGGGTGTTATCCGGCCTCCGTAGTTTTTGAGTTCGAGTACGAGGCGTTGTCCGCGGCTGTCGCGTACTCCGGTGATGTCTCCTCGGTCGTTGGCGCCGGTGAGCCTGCGTCGTTCGATGTAGTCACTGTCGAGCTCTTGGGCTAGGTAGGTGGCGATGAGGGTTTCGAATGATCGCCCGGCTTGTTTGGCGGATTGTCTGTTACGCGACATGGGATGGTTCCTTTCTACAAAGTTCATGGCGACAGGGCGTCTTTCAGCTAAAATCGTGAGACAGAAAGAGCCTGCATAAAGATGGTGGTGAGCAACGAATGGGCGGCGAGCTTCTGTATCACCGTGCGCGACGTGAGGCGGCCAGCCTTAACCCCACGGGGCAACCCCTCGGATGGGATTCTTTAGTCGCGATCGCCCATAGCCTGGATATCCGTGTCGATGTTGGCCCCCTGCAAGATGACGTGTCGGGCATGATCATCATGCGCGGATCGCAGTCGTCACCTCGCATTCTCATCAATGAGCAAGATTCGCAGGTGCGCAGGAAGTTCACTCTCGCGCATGAGATTGGGCACTTTGTTGATCGGACTGCGGTGGCTGGCGATTTCGAGTTTTCCTTTGTTGATTACCGCAAACCAGGTGACTACGACTTGCACGAGTTTTTTGCTGATGAGTTTGCCGGGGCGTTGCTTATGCCCCCTGATCAGTTTAAGGAGTGCTACCAGTCGGAGGGGCCAATCAGTACGGCTCGTATGTTCGGGGTGTCGGTACCGGCTGTGCACAAGCGTCATGAGCGGTTAGTAAAGCAGGATTAGTTGTGGCAGATTTCAATGATTCCCCGGTTGAGGGCATTGCTACTGATCGCCCTCTTAATCCTGGGGCTCAGGCTATTGAGCAGAACTTCGATGAATTAGAACAAAGAGACTTGCTCAGGCGCATAAGTTTCGATCGGTGACGTTTTATACGATTCTTGGGCTTGTCGTCATTATGATTGTGGCTAGTGTGGCAGCGCTAGTTCATGAGTTGTTTCGTCGGGGCGGCGGGTTGACCGGTGGTGTGTGCCGGTAGTCTGGCGGGTAGTCGTCCGGTGTCATTGTGTCGTCTCCTTACGCTGCTTTGGTTTGGTATTCCTGCTGGTAGGCGTGCTCTGCTTTCCGGGCGAAACGCACAGTTTCATCGACGACTTCGCCCGGCGTCCACGGTGTTTGCTGTTCCCGGTTATCCCTCGTGCAGATTTCGTCGTATACCGCCTTGAGCTGTTGGTAGGCGCGGGCGTGCGGGTGAGGTGCGTCGTAGGTGTGGGCGGTGTCGAATCCCAGAATGAGTCCGTGGTGGTAGGTGATTCCGCCATGAACGCGGGCGGGAATGTCTGCCTCATCGGGGTACAGTTCAGGGTTTATCCACGGGTGGTCGTCTGGTACTTGGATATATCCGCAGTAGCTGGCGGTTCCGAGGGCGACGGCCCAGGGGATTCCGCGTTCCATTCCGAGCGTGTGGATTTTGCCGGGCACGTCGGCCGGGCCGAGTAGTGGCCTTGGTGGCATTGGTCTGTACTGGTTTTGGGTGGGTTGGATGTCGAGCCAGACGGGCCGGTTTGAGGGCCGTGGGTCGTGGAGTACTGGGGGTTTGAGGGTGGCTTGGGGGAATTGTGCCCTGATGACGAGGCCGAGGAGTTTGTGGGTGAGGGCGAGTCTTTCCTTGTCGTCGGGGTTGTGGGTTTTGGGTTGGTAGTGGAGTGCGACGGTGGCGGGGTTGGCGTGGTGTTCGCGTTGCCATTTCCGGATGTGGCCTTCGAGCATTCGGCCCATGTTGGTGACGAATTGTTGTTGCTCTGGGGTGGGGCGTGCTGTGGTGATGGGTGGCCGGTTGTAGGGTATGCGGATTGTGCCCATGAGGTTTCTCTCCTTTGGTGAAAGTGGCGTTCTTTAATAAGGTGGGTTCTCTGGCTGGCCAAAGCTGCCTGCGTTCCAGGCGTCATTGTCGGGGGTGCTGTTGTTCCAGCCGTTCCCGTTTCCGCCCCTTTGCTGTTGGTTTCGGGGCTGCTTAGTGCTACCCCCGTTCTTGTCGCCCGCGAATAGAACACTTGTTCCAACATCATCGGCCGACAGCTCCATCTTCGACCGCTTCTGACCATCCTGTGACTCCCACCTGCGCTGCCTGAGCACACCAGTGGCGACAATCCGCTGCCCCTTGCGCAACGTGGCCACCCCCTCAGCCAGTTTCGACCAGGCCGTGCACCCCAGGAAGGTTGCTTCACCGTCTTCCCACTGGCCGGTTTGTTTGTTGTAGACCCGCTGTGAGCTGGCAATAGTGAAGCTGGCGACGGGTTTGCCGTCGTTGGTGTAGCGAAGTTCTGGGTCGGCTACGAGGCGGCCGACAATCGTGGTGTGGATAGGTGTTTGTGCCATTGTGGGGCACTCCTTTCGAGAAAATAGGGTTTTAAGACGTTTGAACCCCCGCGGGTAGGCAACTACACCAGCGGGGGCATGTTCGTGGCCCTGAGGGGCCAATGAGCGCGTTTTAGAGCTTCTTAGGGCTCCACCAATGGCCCGGCTCAGCCCGATAGGGCGGGGAATTCGTCCGACGCTCGACCATCTCAGCGATCATCCGAGCTACTCGCGGGTGGACTCTCTGCTGATACTCACGCGGCGTTTCCTCGCGTTGACCAGGGGTTTTGCTGTAGTAGGCTTCGATCTCAGCCTGTGTAGTGGGTTGCCCTCCCCGAGCTTTCGCTATCGCAGCCCTCCCCTCAGGTGACTGCTCCCAGCGTGTTTTAGCCGCTCTAGCTGCCTCGAGAATGTCCAGCGGGGTCACCATCCGCTGAGTGATCTTCTCCGTGCAAAAGATCGTCACTGCCTCGAGCCACAGCCAGTCTGGCAGGTGGTAGCGGGCCACGACCTCCGCCCAGGCCTGCACCGTCTGAGCGTCAGGGACGGGAAACCGGTCTTTCGCCAGGTAGCGGCCCTTTTCAAGGATGTCGAGGGCCAGGTCTTCAGCCTGATCTTGGTTCATGGCTCGATCTCCTGCTGGTCCAGGACTTCGCCGTCAACGATGGTTGCCTGGTTGCGCATTTCTCGCTGTTGTTGCAGCTCACGGCGTACGTCGTCCCACTGCTCAGCTTCGGTTTTTCGTTGCGGCACCTGCCTAGGCAATGACCGGGCTGGAAGCGGCTCATCGTCCCAACCGCCACGCTCCAGCCAGGTGGTCGGGTGAGGGATGAACCGCTTATCCGGGAGGTTCGGATCAGCCGCGAGCCTCAGTGCCCCGTCAATGACGCGTTGAGCATCCCCGGCAGCCTTGACGGCCGCCGCGAACTTGGCCCGCGCTTTCTTCTTGCCAACCTTGCGTGGGTAGGCATCCCAGAATTCATCGAACCGATCAGACCGAGACTCACGCTCGCTCGAACCGGAGGTTTGAGCATGATCTTCTTGAGATAACGAAGTTATCTCTTTAGTTTTCTTGGAATATAGTCTTCTTATGCGTCCGGAATTTCCGGATGCGGGTTTTCCGGATACGGGTTTTCCGGAACCGGCCAAATCGCCACTTCCGAATTCCTCGGACACGGGGAAGTAACCTGAAAGCACTTCATAGTCCCAACCTGCAAACCTCCCACTTTCAGCACGTTTCTCAATCCGCCGCATATGGCCAGACTCGATAAGGTCATTAATAGCCTTAGCGACCGTGTCTTTGTTCATCCCCAGAGCGTGCGCAACCGACGTGGTAGTGATGTTCCACCCGTCCCTGTGTGACCGCATGAAGATGTAAACGGCCTTGGCCCTCGCGGGTAGCTCAGTAGATCTTGAGATGCTGTTCGGAATCAGGGTGAAGTCGTCTTCAGGCCCTGGGCCCTGAAATATTTGCGACATTACTTTTCACCTCCTACAGATTTCGCTAACTGCATCCGGGCGAGCCAATGGGCGCGGAAATCCTCACCACTCAACCCCGCCACAAACTCAATCCACGACTTCATAACAACCTCCAAAATTAGTACAATTGTTCGATAAAAAAGGGTGAGGTAGTCACCACGACAAAGCGCACGCAACTACCCCACCCAAAAAGAAAGTTCACACAACAGGGGTGGTGTTATTCCTCCATGATCGAATACGTCACCCCGCCCGCATCATCCAAAACAGCGGGCCTTCCCCTATAGTGAACAGGCACATCGCACGGCTCCTGCCACGAATGAACACTCAACCCAATCTGAGCTGACTCTCGCGGGTGGGCATGAATCCAATCATGGCAAGCCTTACAGATCGCAAGTCCACATGTGACCGTGTGTTCCCCACCACGCGACCTGTACTTACGGTGGTGAAACTGCTCAGCCCGCCCCGTACACACCGGAAACACCATTGCCTCACACCGGCCCCCGGCACGGTCAAACACAATGCGGTAAACGTCCTGCGGCATTTTCTTTCTACCCATCGTGACCCGCCGCCTGATACGCCGCATTCACCGACTTCTGCACCGACTGCAACGCCGACAACTGATCACGAAACGACCGCTGAAAATCCAACAGACGCTTATACTCACCCTCAGCAACACGCGCAGCTAACGCCTCATCCACCGTCCCGGCCACAGCACGCTGCTTACGCTCCTCCATCGGCCCATCAGCATCAAGAAACACCCTGGCAAACGCCGCCTTAAAATCAAGCTCCGCCTTCTGCCAGGTGTTATACGCCTCACTGACCGGGCGAATAGATCGCGAAATCTGGGTCACCGCCTCACTGATCTGCTGCTCAATCTGAACCGGATTCAACGGCGCATACTCACTCACCCGGACCGCCACCTTCCAACTGCTCGGTGCGTTTCTTAAACGCCTGCCATAATGACTGGTCGGTCACCTCAGCAGCCTTCGCGTCCTCCCACAACGCGCGCAAAGCCCCCACATCAGGCACCGACTTCAACCGGTCAACAATCAACCGGCGGTCCTCATCCCGCTTCACCTTCCGCATCTCCTCACGGGTGACACGACGATTACCCCCATACCCAAGATTCGCCAACGCACGCCCAATAGCCGACGTCTCACACGTCTCCAACGCCGCAGTCCGCTGCGCCATGCCCGCCCCGTCAATCTCAAAGGCATAACCGGTCGCATCCGGCATCCCCACATTCTCAGCGTCACGCCAGATACTTGCCTTAATGATCCACCGTGTACTACCCGGATCACCCTCATAAGTAAGTTCCGTAAGGCAACGGAAATTCGGGTGCTCTTTCTTAAAGCGCAGTATGCGCTCCTCGACAGGCTCGTAGTTTTCCAGCGAAATTTTGGCCATTATGCTGCACCTTTCCACTTCAACGTGACCCGCTGAGCCGGGGCCTTACCCGCCTTAACAAACCGCTCATACAGCTCAGGCTCCGCCTTCTTAAACTCAGAAGTTTGAAACCGGGCCGACGGCTTAGGCGTCGACAGCGTTACCTGCACATCATCATCCGAATAACTGAAATCCTCCCCGCCCGTGAACTCCCTGATCTCCGCTTTAAGCTCATCCTCCAGCTCACGGGCCTGCTCCTTCAGCTTCGACAACTCACGGACACGATCAGCAAAGAAATCAGGCAACCGGGCCTCCACATGATCGGCCTCAAAATCCCGCTGCTGGGCCAACAAAGCCAAAAGCCTTTCCTGCATGTCCTGATCCGGGCGAATGAGGAAACGGTCAATCCCGCGTGGCTCGAAATCCTCGTGATACTCAAACACCAGCACACACGCCTCAGCCCCCGTCACCAACAACTGCCACTGGATCTGCCACAAGTAGCGGTCTGGAACATCCTCACGCTTCCACCACATGTTCTTGGTGGTCTTCGCCTCAGCCAACACCGCAACAGTGCCATCCTCACGGCAACCCACAGCGTCCGGGGTGCAAGCAGCGTCTTCTATCTCTGTTGAGACGTAAAGGTCGGCGCTGTGAACCAACCTCGAGTCCACATGCTCCCGCGCGTAATTCACCAACACCGGCTCCCGCTCATGCCCCCACTGCGTATACGAATTACCCGCAAACGGCTTACTCAAACCATGCCGATCCCGGTAGACTTTCTCACACGCAGCCGAGCTGCCCGTCGCCAGATCAGCCATCATCGTCGCTGTAAAATACTGCTTCCTAGCTTCCAGCCACTCCTGCTCATCATCAAACGAAAGAACTTCAAAAGGTAAACCATCCACCGCTACAGCACCCCAAACGTAGTAATCGAAACGAACAACAAAATCAACGCCACAAGCAGGCAAAACCCGTCAAAAATCCACTCCAACGGAACCCGCCACGGCTCATCCCCATCATTAAGGAACGGCAAGTCCAGCTCCTCCTCATCGCCGTGGCAACGTCTCCCGGCCGGGTGATCCACCATCGACTTCACAACCTCTTCATCACGAGTCAACCCCCCACGGTTGAGTGGAGTACTCGCCAACCGTTCTGTATGCTTTCCCACTGCAGACTCCTTTCCTATTGGTCTGTGGATAGGAGGCCCCACGCATTGATAGCCATATCCATACCGCGGGGCCTCCTTGCACATCAGGGGACACAAAGTCCCCTTGTGGGTGGGTGGGGAATCGAACCCCACAAGTGGCCGTAGTGCGTTGACCACCCCGCGATACCTTGTTGCACGGGCACACCAGCGCCACCCCAAAAAATCGTCTATCGTCTGTTAACACCCTGTGTCGTTCCCTCCACCACGGCCGACGCCAGCAGCAGGTGTAGGAAGGTCATCGCGATCTAAGAAACACGCTCGCTCCCCGTATCCCACAGGGCTATTCACTATGCGATTAATCAAATAACACCGGGCTGTTAAACCCTTGTGCCCTACCCAGATCACGAATCCGAGGGGAGTCTTACTCGTAGGGCTAATGTGACGAAACAATGTGACGAAACAACGCTTGTATGTTTTATAGGGTGCGCTGTGACGAATGTGTCGAAACAAAACGACACACGTCTAGCCACACAACATCGAATGAGGCAATCACCTGAGACCAAACTCAGAAGGATCTAAGAGCTTCTCACCCTTAATCGCATTACATTCCACATGAACAGGACGAAGATTCTCTGGAATAGTCATGCCGCCACGAATCGTTGGGATAACATGGTCAACGCAAACCCCTAGAGGGTCTGACCAATCGAGAGGCTTCCCACATAAATAGCAAGTGTGAAATTGCTTCAAGTGCTCAAATAATCCAATATTGCCGCTTACTCGACACTCATATGCGCGCTGCCTACACGATCTAGAGCAATACTTCGGTTTCCGACCACGCCCGTTGTACTCAAGAGGGTTTCCACACCAAAGACAACAACCAAGCTCAGCGTCTAAAGGAATTTTCAGCCTTAATCCCCTCAACTCAATCAACCTCCTTTCCTTTTCCTTGTTCGCGCGGCTTCCCCACAACACGAACCACACACCGCACGAACTACAAATTCGACTCCTCAACACCGAACAACTTGTCAATATGAGCCTTCGGGAACACCGTCCGAGTTCCACACCGAACAGGGCGAAGCTCAGGACAACGCCCCTCCCTCACCTGCCCATACAGCGTCTGTTTGGGGATGCCGCTAATCTCGGACACCTCCGCCACCGTGTACGCCCTGCGCACCAAACCCTTCGTCTTCATGTGATAACCTTTCCTTGTTGTAATTCTCTCTTGCCCCTCGCCCCACAGCGGGGGGCTTGAAACTTGTTCCTGTAAAATCCCCACCATGAACTGGTGGTCAATCATCATCGGCGCCATCGGAACCGCCACCGGCATCGGCGGACTCATCGTCGCAATACTCGCCAAACACGACTCGAAGAAGGCCAACGATATTTCGCAACGAACCCACCAGGCCGCGCTCAACTCGAACACTCTGGCTACCGAAGCGAACCGCATCGCGATAGATGCACGCCAACTCGCACAAGAAGCGAACACGATCAGCCTTCGAGCCGAGCAGAGAGACACTGAAGTCAATAACGTCAGCTGGGACTACGATTGGGTAGAGCCGAGCACCTGCCAAGTCACTAACACCGGCCATGATGAAGCCCTTCACGTCAGCATCGCCGTGGCTGTAGACGGGGAACACATCCTTCACGGCCCGGTCGATATAAAGCCCGGGGGCAGTGTCAACATAGCGTTGCCGAAACTTCTCGATAAGCTCCGACGCCACAAAGCGGAATTCCTTGCCGAACAGGATCGGTACCGCGCGTCGTCCAGAAGGCCGTGGGAAGGGCACATGGGGATTCCGCCTCTTGACTTTCCGTTGAAATTTAATGTCGTAGTGACTGTCCAGTGGCTCACCCCACTGAGCAAACAGCGCGAGAAGATCTTCGAGGAGACGGGCAGCGCTTTTAGTCTCTAAAGTGGTGAGCATCATGTTCACCACCACCATGGTTCTTGGTCGGCCGGGATAGGCACGTCGATACGGCCGCTAGGGCGAACGTTGGTCACACACTCAGGCCGATACGTATTCCCCTCAGGATCAGTAACCGGCTCACCCTTATAGACGTATTCCACTGGAACGCCGTTAGAGTAGTTCCTGATGCCGCGCAGATGAGGCTTCTCTTTCTCCCTAAGCAGCTGATTGCCTACACCGTCGAGTATCGACACTGCCGTCTCCAAATGCGGCGGCAAATCCTCAACACCGACCATATTGCCCGTACTCACACCGCATATTTCCTTTATCGCAGCGTCCAAGCAGCCGGACGCATGGTTGATCAGGTAGAGCAGAGCATCCCTATTCGTGTAGTCGTATTCAATGTTTTGTTTTTCCATGATCCTTATCCTCTTTTCCTTTTAGGCGGTGACGGCGAAATATTCGTCCCAGACCTGCTCCATGAGCGGGCGGTCCGCCTCCGTGTAGCCGTAGGCTTCAATCACCCGGCCATTGGGTAACTCCATCGGAACCTTCTGCGGAACCACGCCATGAGCATCCGTCCACGCAGCCTTCAACCGCTTTCCAAACATGGGGGCCTTCGCCTGCAACTGTTTCTTCGACAAGCCCTTGCTCTTGAGGAAATCCTGCACATACAGCGGTTTCCGGGCCGGGTCCAACTGTGGGGTCTCCCCCATCCCCCGGGCCAGAATGATCCGGGCCTTCGCCTCCAGGAAATCGTCGTGGATAAGGCCTTTCGCCGCCTGGGCTAGCTCCATCTGTGAGCGCAGCTCAAACATCAACGCCTTGTGCTGGTGCTCAGTCGCCCGGGGGTTGATCGCCCCGCCTTCGTTGAAGTAGCGGTCGAGCGCGTCTGCTGCTTCGTTCTGGAACGCTTCAAGTGTGGGGCGGGCTTCCGGGGCGACGCGGTTGGTGTCGATGGTGGCTAACCACATAGTGAGCGTGCGACGATCAACCATGAACACCTCACGTCCCTGCCCGGATACCTGAAGGGTCATCATGACCCCGCAGGCCCACGACTTGTCATGGAGTTTGCGTCGCTGCGACTTGCTGTCGATCCCCAATACTTCACATACGTGGGTTATGCTGGCCCACTCTTTACCGTCTACCTGAGTGGCTTTCAGTTCCGCGTTAGCACCCGGAACTGGTATAGTTACTAACTGCTTCATTTTTGTTCCTCCTTTGGAACTCCCTGCCCCGGTTACCGCCGGGGCATTTTCTATTGATTTGAGTAGCCTCTTCCCTGTGGGACACATCCCCAGGGAGGAGGTGATCACTGTGGATCAGAAAGTTGTCGATCTGCTTCAATCAATTGCGGATAACACGAGTCAAAATATGATGCTCAGCTCTATCGAAGACCGTCTCGGACACATCGAAGACGAACTACGAACTCAGGCTGAGTTGCTCGAAACTATCCGCAACGTGCTAGAAGGGCGCTAGCCAACCAACTGCTTTAGCGTCTGCATAGCATTGGTCACGGCAACGACATCGCCATGGTCAACCGTGACCCTCTCACCTCCGGCGGTGGCAATCTCTACCTGCTCACCGTCGGAGCTGATAACAAAGTTTTTGTATTCAATTCGGGAACTCATCTCTTCCTCTCCTACGCAGCGATTGAGTTGTCTTCTACGACCATCTGGTCAAGTGGATGCTGCGTAATCCGCTTCAGGATCATCAGGGTGGGTACCGTCGGCATGCTCTTACCGCTGACGTAATTCCGAACGGTGGCACCGGTCTTGTTGAGGAACTTCCATCCGAGTTCATCAACCGATCGCGCACCGGTTCTGTTCATCGCTTCTTCTATGACCTTGGGTCTAGTCGCATAATGTTCACCTCCTTAGGTGGGTAGGCTCTCAACCAGCGCAGCTAGCGCTAGAAAGAGAGGTGAAAAGGTATGAGCAAACGTGCTGGCAACGGCAAGGCCACAGTCAACCGGAGCGCTATCTCCGGACGATTCGTCAAGGCCTCCACAGCTGCTCGACATCCAAAGACCACGGTTACTGAAACTCGGTCTAAGAAGTCGAAGTAGCTAATGTCTACGGGTCCTGGGCTGCATTGTGTCGGTCCAGGATCTCGGCCAGTACCGCTTTAGCAACTTTCGGCACAATCTCGTACTCAATGAGAATCCCCTCCGGGGCATCATCAATGTTGAGGTTGATTCCCAACGAATCTGCCTCAATTTTGAGTTTCGCGACCTTCCGCATGATCTTTCCTTCCTTGTAGCTGAATAGACTCTCGTTTAGCGCAACTAGCGCTAGAAAGAGAGGTGATAACCAATGAGATTCAGGATTGTCATTTCCGGCCAGGAACTCCTGCTGGAGGACACTAAACGGAACCAACTAGTTGTTGACAAAATCCAGGAAGGTATCCATCCCGGGCTCGTCACCTTGGACACAAAAAGTGGGTCAGTCTCAGCAAATCTTTCAGAGGCTGTTCCATATGTGCTGTTCAAGAGCAAAGCTGAACGTTCCACTAGGCCAAATGCCATGATCCTCTAGTAACCACGTCTGACTAGGTAGTCGGCGGCGTTAAGTGTTTTCACTAAGGCTTGAACGTCGTCGATATCTAGCTCTGCAGACTCGTCTCCGAGGGACATGAGTACGATACCGTCACCGGTCGTAACATCAACTCCGCCAATTCGAGCTTCAAGGGCGGGGGTCATATTGATTCACCTCCTTGAGGGGGCATTTCTTATGCGGCGACACTGTCGTAAACCACGTCAAAAAGCCCAGAAACATAATTCTCATCACCCTGCAAAGTGCTCACGCGCAACGCAAACCGAGGCGTCACCTCAGCACCAGACCGAAGCTGCGCCAACTCATCAATAGAAACCAGCAACAATGCGGCAAGCTGCGAATCTGTCCTCAAATTCCTCGACCGCATGATGTGATCCAACGCACCCGGCCGGAACCGGTATACAGGCCTAGGCCGCGTCGATGTCGTCATAATTTCCTCCTTGTAACTGTGTTTGAGCACCACCCCACCGTTTGAGCGCAGCGGCGATACGCTCAGCACCCATCGGTGTGATCTTCAGTGTTTGCTTCACCTCACCGTTAATGCGTGGAGCGTCATGGCATGGAATGGGCCGGAAATAGCGTTTCTTATCGGAGCGCGCCCGGTACTGGTTTTCTGTGACCACAGCTTCCCGTTTGTTTGACCAGCGTTTCCCGGTGATGCGGTAAATCCAGTTATGTTCAATGAGAAGCTCGCGTAGGTCCTGCTCACCGATATTCAGCTGGTTAGCTAGTGTGCGGAACTGAATTAAGTCCTCATCGGCCACATAGGTATCGACATAAGCGGCCTTGGGGGCCATTTCCGCATTAGCTGCTTCTAGCTCTCGCACTTGCCGATAAGTGACCTGGAGAGCACGTTGCACGAGTTTCGCTTCATCAAGTTCGGAGAGCTCACCCTCTTGGTAGCGCCGTTCGACCTCGATGAAGTACTGCCGCGCTTGCTTGCCTCGGTCTGTGCGTTGGATCATGGCTATCTCTTTGGCCATATCCAATGTGAGTATGTGGTCTTGCATCGGACGACCACCGGTGCTTTTTTCGATTTTTCGAATAAAGTCCTTTCCCTCTTCGAAGCCGTAGCCAACCATCCGAGGAAACCACTCCATGTAGTTCGCCTTGACTTTGAGGAATTGGTGTAGGTCGCGCCCGAGGACGGCTTTACGCCCCTCTTTGTCATCATGGATGGGGATGAGATCGTTCATTTGTGAGTCTCCTCTGCGATTCCAGTCAGGCAGGTACACACTGCGACCAGCACGAAGTACCATTTCGACGAATTAGCTACGAGAAACAAAGCGATGCTGATCAAGTAACCCAGGTAAGGCCAGTAGCTCGGCAGCCTCATGTTTTCTCCTTGTGTGGTGGTAGTGTTAGGGGCTGTAGCCCGCCGGGGCTGGATAATTCTGGTATCCAGCGCCGGGGGCTACTTTCTTTGCCCTCTCCGGTATCTCTTTCGTCGCTGGTGTTTGCCTTTTGGTCTGTCCTGCGCGGTCCAGACGAAGGTAATTACCAGGTTGAGGAGTGAGATTCCTTCGAGGACGTGATGGAGGACTTCCATCTTGTCCCCTTTCAGCACTGCTCTCTGCGGTGCTGAAATACATACTGCCAGCTGAAATTACATCTAGCAACTACCCCCATATTACATTACCCCCTTTCGACACCCCTGTTGCGACTTTTACCAGCGAATATTGCAGATATTTACACAGTGCCAGTATGCTTTTACTTATGAAC
This window encodes:
- a CDS encoding antA/AntB antirepressor family protein, whose translation is MNDLIPIHDDKEGRKAVLGRDLHQFLKVKANYMEWFPRMVGYGFEEGKDFIRKIEKSTGGRPMQDHILTLDMAKEIAMIQRTDRGKQARQYFIEVERRYQEGELSELDEAKLVQRALQVTYRQVRELEAANAEMAPKAAYVDTYVADEDLIQFRTLANQLNIGEQDLRELLIEHNWIYRITGKRWSNKREAVVTENQYRARSDKKRYFRPIPCHDAPRINGEVKQTLKITPMGAERIAAALKRWGGAQTQLQGGNYDDIDAA